DNA from Onychomys torridus chromosome 1, mOncTor1.1, whole genome shotgun sequence:
tataagaaaaaaaaaatcttttctgtaCAACCAAACAGATATCTGGGGAATGAGTTAGGACTTAGGAAGCTGGGGAAGCCAAAGATGGCTTCCTGCTTTTTCATAACACCTCCCCTGTTTATATTCAGGGTTTTGCTGAAGATAGGCCCAACTTCACTGTCCCAGCACAAAGGTAAGAGGGCTAGGGAAGGGATTATCAAAGCTATCATCCAGATATCTAGAGCTGGGGGCATCAGGAGTTACTTGTCTACTCCTTCCTTATAGCACCTTCAGAAGCCTTAAAGGCCAGGGGATGCACTGGCCTAGGAGGGATCCGGACTTGGAAGCACCCCCAACTCTTACTTTGTCCCTTCACCCCAGAGCTGAGCCTATGACAAAAGTTCACCAGCCAATGCCTGCACCCAGAGAACTAGAACCTCCATCCCAGCCGTCCACTCTGCCTGCTGACCCTCCAGAGAGCCCATTACCAGGTACAGACTTGAATAGAGGAATAAGACTCAAAAGTGTGGAGTAGCCAACGTGAGCTTAAAACATCAGGGGCAGGCTAAGGGTGGGACTTACCCCTTCCCAGGGCAGAGCAGGATGTACAAAAACGGGATTTGGACCTCAGGGACTTGCGGggttcttgttttgctttgcaatactggagatcaaatccaggtTGTAGTGCGTGTTAGGCAATCCTAACTACAGGACTTTAGGAGCAGGTTCACTCATCTGGAGACAGCTTAGTGTCTGGGGAAGAGACTGAGGCTTGTGAGGTGGTGCTTAAATCACCCGAGGGTGAGGAATGCCCACCTGTGACCCTCTCCTTTCCTCAGCCCCAGATCCTGCTCTGGAGGCCCCATTGACCCCACCACCGTCCAGCCTTTTACGCCCCCGTCTCAGTCCCTGGGGCTTGGCCCCTCTCTTCCGTTCCGTCCGATCCAAGCTTGAGAGCTTCGCTGACATCTTCCTCACGCCTAACAAAGCACCACAGCCTCCACCCCCATCACCTCCCATGAAATTGGAGTTGAAGATTGCTATCTCAGAGGCTGAGCAGTCCAGGGCTACTGAGAAAATTGCATCTGTCAGCCCCCGGCCCCCTATCCGCCAGTGGCGGACTCAGGACAATTCCCCAGCATCTGTCCCTAAGTTATCTCTGGGCCGAAGCTACTCCTGCCCTGATCTAGGGCCCCCTGGCCCAGGTAGCTGTACCTGGCCTCCTGTTCCATCCCAGCCAAGCCAGTCCAGGCCCCGGAGACATACTGTGGGTTGTGGGGAGATGGCCCGGACCCCACCACCTCCTCGGCCCTGTCTCCGGAAAGAGGTCTTCCCTCTTGGAGGAGTGGGAGCCTCCTCTTCTCTCACTACATCTTGCTCATccactgcatccacttccttcttctGCGAACCAGCAGAACCCAGGTAGTGCTCTCAATAAACCCTTCTGGAAGCCTTGGCCACGGCCTGAGCCTGGCCTCCTTTGCTCAGTAACCAGTGACAGAAGACGGGTGTATTGCTGTGTGTATTCCCTTGTTCCTGATTGTTGACCATCTCTGCAGATTGGGTTCAACCAAGGGGAAGGAGTTAAAAGCCTCAAAGGACAAGGTGTTTTCTGACCCAGAGACCAAGGTAATGAGTAAAGAGACAGGAGCCAGCTGAGGCCTGAATCCATACCTTTCTTTCACCCTCTGCCCCATTTTTGCAGACCATGGGAAAGGTTTCTAGATTCAGAATACGGAGGACGCCTGTCCGTCTACAACCAAACCTTACGCCAATGGGGCTGCCTCGACCAGTCAGGTGAGAGGCTCAGAGAGCAGGGAGCTGCCTTGCTAACTCCTATTCCTCAAGTATAGCCTTGTCTCCTCCGGGAGTGTAGTCCAGCCTGGAAGATTAAGTTTAGCAAGGATGTGGCTTGTGCTTATAACTTCCTCAGATGTCACTTCTACCTCTTGCATGGCACAGAAACTGAAATTCAGtcattgcctctgccttctcagggcCTCCCTGCTCAAGGTTTCTCAGTACCCTCTGCTTTTTGCTTCCAGGTTAAACAAGAAGGAGTTCACTTTGGAAGAAATCTATACCAATAAGAACTACCAATCGCCCACAGCCAGAAGGTGAGAAACTTGGAAGGTCTGAGGGTAGTAGTGGGCTGTTTGAACCAGGGAGCATGCCGGTAAACACTTCTtctccctgcctggcccaggacCTTTGAGACCATCTTTGAGGAACCACGGGAGCGCAATGGGACTCTGATTTTTACCAGCTCTAAG
Protein-coding regions in this window:
- the Prr14 gene encoding proline-rich protein 14 isoform X4 gives rise to the protein MDLPGDPSPSRQSSLCRQPLARALWEARSPKRPRLQPLGSPSPLEKASRRVLAVVLEDVMAPNKVPLAHQEDTSRSMDHNNRQDSVCRQSPALPPQQVKWDLEARPLDPLHLCREPLSRIHRSSPTSRMRSRTAPGPEESPSQKTDQGFAEDRPNFTVPAQRAEPMTKVHQPMPAPRELEPPSQPSTLPADPPESPLPAPDPALEAPLTPPPSSLLRPRLSPWGLAPLFRSVRSKLESFADIFLTPNKAPQPPPPSPPMKLELKIAISEAEQSRATEKIASVSPRPPIRQWRTQDNSPASVPKLSLGRSYSCPDLGPPGPGSCTWPPVPSQPSQSRPRRHTVGCGEMARTPPPPRPCLRKEVFPLGGVGASSSLTTSCSSTASTSFFCEPAEPRLGSTKGKELKASKDKVFSDPETKTMGKVSRFRIRRTPVRLQPNLTPMGLPRPVRLNKKEFTLEEIYTNKNYQSPTARRTFETIFEEPRERNGTLIFTSSKKLRRAVQFRDSSLPRSRRPSRGARTAAGRTLTPNRAPSQDVGPLLQERLKELDALLLEEEVDREHPCQL
- the Prr14 gene encoding proline-rich protein 14 isoform X1, producing the protein MDLPGDPSPSRQSSLCRQPLARALWEARSPKRPRLQPLGSPSPLEKASRRVLAVVLEDVMAPNKVPLAHQEDTSRSMDHNNRQDSVCRQSPALPPQQVKWDLEARPLDPLHLCREPLSRIHRSSPTSRMRSRTAPGPEESPSQKTDQVTQPTLVVVLEDIASPKQPVEGFAEDRPNFTVPAQSTFRSLKGQGMHWPRRDPDLEAPPTLTLSLHPRAEPMTKVHQPMPAPRELEPPSQPSTLPADPPESPLPAPDPALEAPLTPPPSSLLRPRLSPWGLAPLFRSVRSKLESFADIFLTPNKAPQPPPPSPPMKLELKIAISEAEQSRATEKIASVSPRPPIRQWRTQDNSPASVPKLSLGRSYSCPDLGPPGPGSCTWPPVPSQPSQSRPRRHTVGCGEMARTPPPPRPCLRKEVFPLGGVGASSSLTTSCSSTASTSFFCEPAEPRLGSTKGKELKASKDKVFSDPETKTMGKVSRFRIRRTPVRLQPNLTPMGLPRPVRLNKKEFTLEEIYTNKNYQSPTARRTFETIFEEPRERNGTLIFTSSKKLRRAVQFRDSSLPRSRRPSRGARTAAGRTLTPNRAPSQDVGPLLQERLKELDALLLEEEVDREHPCQL
- the Prr14 gene encoding proline-rich protein 14 isoform X2 codes for the protein MDLPGDPSPSRQSSLCRQPLARALWEARSPKRPRLQPLGSPSPLEKASRRVLAVVLEDVMAPNKVPLAHQEDTSRSMDHNNRQDSVCRQSPALPPQQVKWDLEARPLDPLHLCREPLSRIHRSSPTSRMRSRTAPGPEESPSQKTDQGFAEDRPNFTVPAQSTFRSLKGQGMHWPRRDPDLEAPPTLTLSLHPRAEPMTKVHQPMPAPRELEPPSQPSTLPADPPESPLPAPDPALEAPLTPPPSSLLRPRLSPWGLAPLFRSVRSKLESFADIFLTPNKAPQPPPPSPPMKLELKIAISEAEQSRATEKIASVSPRPPIRQWRTQDNSPASVPKLSLGRSYSCPDLGPPGPGSCTWPPVPSQPSQSRPRRHTVGCGEMARTPPPPRPCLRKEVFPLGGVGASSSLTTSCSSTASTSFFCEPAEPRLGSTKGKELKASKDKVFSDPETKTMGKVSRFRIRRTPVRLQPNLTPMGLPRPVRLNKKEFTLEEIYTNKNYQSPTARRTFETIFEEPRERNGTLIFTSSKKLRRAVQFRDSSLPRSRRPSRGARTAAGRTLTPNRAPSQDVGPLLQERLKELDALLLEEEVDREHPCQL
- the Prr14 gene encoding proline-rich protein 14 isoform X3, with product MDLPGDPSPSRQSSLCRQPLARALWEARSPKRPRLQPLGSPSPLEKASRRVLAVVLEDVMAPNKVPLAHQEDTSRSMDHNNRQDSVCRQSPALPPQQVKWDLEARPLDPLHLCREPLSRIHRSSPTSRMRSRTAPGPEESPSQKTDQVTQPTLVVVLEDIASPKQPVEGFAEDRPNFTVPAQRAEPMTKVHQPMPAPRELEPPSQPSTLPADPPESPLPAPDPALEAPLTPPPSSLLRPRLSPWGLAPLFRSVRSKLESFADIFLTPNKAPQPPPPSPPMKLELKIAISEAEQSRATEKIASVSPRPPIRQWRTQDNSPASVPKLSLGRSYSCPDLGPPGPGSCTWPPVPSQPSQSRPRRHTVGCGEMARTPPPPRPCLRKEVFPLGGVGASSSLTTSCSSTASTSFFCEPAEPRLGSTKGKELKASKDKVFSDPETKTMGKVSRFRIRRTPVRLQPNLTPMGLPRPVRLNKKEFTLEEIYTNKNYQSPTARRTFETIFEEPRERNGTLIFTSSKKLRRAVQFRDSSLPRSRRPSRGARTAAGRTLTPNRAPSQDVGPLLQERLKELDALLLEEEVDREHPCQL